The DNA segment GCACGTGCGCGGAGAAGCTCAAGAAGCGGATGCAGGGCCCCATCCCCGAGCGGATCCTGGGCAAGATGACGGTGGCGGTGAGTGGCCTGGAGGGCGCAGGTGGGCAGGCAGGTGCCCCCCAGCCTCGGCCTCCACGTCACCGATCGGTGTCCTCCGCTGCCCACACTGCAGATTGTGAAGGCGCTCTACTACCTGAAGGAGAAGCACGGCGTGATCCACCGTGACGTCAAGCCCTCCAACATCCTGCTGGACGAGCGGGGCCAGATCAAGCTCTGTGACTTCGGCATCAGCGGCCGCCTGGTCGACTCCAAAGCCAAAACGCGGAGTGCGGGCTGTGCTGCCTACATGGCAGTAAGTAGGGGGCCCAGGGGTGCCGGTGGGAGGGGTGGTGCACCCACCCCGGCCCCAGGGCTCATCCATCACCCTCTCCCACCTCTCAACTGGCAGCCTGAGCGCATCGACCCCCCGGATCCCACCAAGCCCGACTACGACATCCGGGCCGATGTGTGGAGCCTGGGCATCTCCTTGGTGAGTTGGGGCCCCGGCTTTTGGAGGCTGGGTTTTCTCGGGGCCCGGAGGCAGGCAGTGGCAGCAGAAAGGGCAGGGCCCTGTCCTCCCTGGCCGGCCCAGCCCTGCTCGTTTCTCTCCCAGGTGGAGCTGGCGACAGGACAGTTCCCCTACAAGAACTGCAAGACAGACTTTGAGGTCCTCACCAAAGTCCTCCAAGAGGAGCCCCCGCTCCTGCCCGGACACATGGGCTTCTCGGGGGACTTCCAGTCCTTCGTCAAAGACTGGTGagcacccccagccctgccctccagtCTGGAAGGCAGGGCGAGGTCAGACGTGACCCTGAGCTTAGGCCACTGGGGTGGGGCGAAGGGCcccctgggatgggggtgggaggctgCAGACTGGAGCCAGAGCCCAAGCCCTAGGGGCTAAGAGTTGCATCCAGACTCAGTCACAGGGAACCCCTAGCCCTGGGGTATTTGGCAGGGTGGTCCTTGGCCTTCACCAGGGAACTGTGAATGAGCACAGGTGTCCCAGGGCTGAGAGCTCAGAGGGTCCCACACCATTGAGCAGGGTGTCCACACAGGAGCTTTTcggggggagggtggaggggtggggaattgggtgggggtgggggtgggtgggaagcccACCCATCTACCTATCCCCCCACCTACCTACTTCTCCGATGGGCGTCTCACGGTGTGTGTCAGGCTTTTGTCAGAGATAAGGAGCCTGAGTGCCAACCCTGGCCTCTCTGTCAGCACAAGGCTTGGGGGAGCCAGGAAATGGGCTCTGGCCTGCAGATCCAGCAGCCCTGACTCAGTGGAGCGGGCAGCCAGGCCCCTTTCCGGCTctcatttctctcctttctctctctctctttagcctTACTAAAGATCACAGGAAGAGACCAAAGTATAATAAGCTACTTGTGAGTACCCAggacccctcccagcccccatccGAAAACCCCTGCCCCACTGGAGGCCAGGTGGCCAGGGAAGAGACACCCTGGTCCTGAGCCCCACCCCCTTGGGCCCCCAGGAACACAGCTTCATCAAGCGCTACGAGACGCTGGAAGTGGATGTGGCGTCCTGGTTCAAGGATGTCATGGCGAAGACCGAGTCACCGAGGACAAGCGGGGTCCTGAGCCAGCACCACCTGCCCTTCTTCAGGTAGCCGCACGGTGGCGGCCGGCCCGCTGG comes from the Bubalus kerabau isolate K-KA32 ecotype Philippines breed swamp buffalo chromosome 1, PCC_UOA_SB_1v2, whole genome shotgun sequence genome and includes:
- the MAP2K7 gene encoding dual specificity mitogen-activated protein kinase kinase 7 isoform X2, which produces MAASSLEQKLSRLEAKLKQENREARRRIDLNLDISPQRPRPTLQLPLANDGGSRSPSSESSPQHPTPPARPRHMLGLPSTLFTPRSMESIEIDQKLQEIMKQTGYLTIGGQRYQAEINDLENLGEMGSGTCGQVWKMRFRKTGHVIAVKQMRRSGNKEENKRILMDLDVVLKSHDCPYIVQCFGTFITNTDVFIAMELMGTCAEKLKKRMQGPIPERILGKMTVAIVKALYYLKEKHGVIHRDVKPSNILLDERGQIKLCDFGISGRLVDSKAKTRSAGCAAYMAPERIDPPDPTKPDYDIRADVWSLGISLVELATGQFPYKNCKTDFEVLTKVLQEEPPLLPGHMGFSGDFQSFVKDCLTKDHRKRPKYNKLLEHSFIKRYETLEVDVASWFKDVMAKTESPRTSGVLSQHHLPFFR
- the MAP2K7 gene encoding dual specificity mitogen-activated protein kinase kinase 7 isoform X1; its protein translation is MAASSLEQKLSRLEAKLKQENREARRRIDLNLDISPQRPRPIIVITLSPAPAPSQRAALQLPLANDGGSRSPSSESSPQHPTPPARPRHMLGLPSTLFTPRSMESIEIDQKLQEIMKQTGYLTIGGQRYQAEINDLENLGEMGSGTCGQVWKMRFRKTGHVIAVKQMRRSGNKEENKRILMDLDVVLKSHDCPYIVQCFGTFITNTDVFIAMELMGTCAEKLKKRMQGPIPERILGKMTVAIVKALYYLKEKHGVIHRDVKPSNILLDERGQIKLCDFGISGRLVDSKAKTRSAGCAAYMAPERIDPPDPTKPDYDIRADVWSLGISLVELATGQFPYKNCKTDFEVLTKVLQEEPPLLPGHMGFSGDFQSFVKDCLTKDHRKRPKYNKLLEHSFIKRYETLEVDVASWFKDVMAKTESPRTSGVLSQHHLPFFR